In the genome of Octopus bimaculoides isolate UCB-OBI-ISO-001 chromosome 24, ASM119413v2, whole genome shotgun sequence, the window NNNNNNNNNNNNNNNNNNNNNNNNNNNNNNNNNNNNNNNNNNNNNNNNNNNNNNNNNNNNNNNNNNNNNNNNNNNNNNNNNNNNNNNNNNNNNNNNNNNNNNNNNNNNNNNNNNNNNNNNNNNNNNNNNNNNNNNNNNNNNNNNNNNNNNNNNNNNNNNNNNNNNNNNNNNNNNNNNNNNNNNNNNNNNNNNNNNNNNNNNNNNNNNNNNNNNNNNNNNNNNNNNNNNNNNNNNNNNNNNNNNNNNNNNNNNNNNNNNNNNNNNNNNNNNNNNNNNNNNNNNNNNNNNNNNNNNNNNNNNNNNNNNNNNNNNNNNNNNNNNNNNNNNNNNNNNNNNNNNNNNNNNNNNNNNNNNNNNNNNNNNNNNNNNNNNNNNNNNNNNNNNNNNNNNNNNNNNNNNNNNNNNNNNNNNNNNNNNNNNNNNNNNNNNNNNNNNNNNNNNNNNNNNNNNNNNNNNNNNNNNNNNNNNNNNNNNNNNNNNNNNNNNNNNNNNNNNNNNNNNNNNNNNNNNNNNNNNNNNNNNNNNNNNNNNNNNNNNNNNNNNNNNNNNNNNNNNNNNNNNNNNNNNNNNNNNNNNNNNNNNNNNNNNNNNNNNNNNNNNNNNNNNNNNNNNNNNNNNNNNNNNNNNNNNNNNNNNNNNNNNNNNNNNNNNNNNNNNNNNNNNNNNNNNNNNNNNNNNNNNNNNNNNNNNNNNNNNNNNNNNNNNNNNNNNNNNNNNNNNNNNNNNNNNNNNNNNNNNNNNNNNNNNNNNNNNNNNNNNNNNNNNNNNNNNNNNNNNNNNNNNNNNNNNNNNNNNNNNNNNNNNNNNNNNNNNNNNNNNNNNNNNNNNNNNNNNNNNNNNNNNNNNNNNNNNNNNNNNNNNNNNNNNNNNNNNNNNNNNNNNNNNNNNNNNNNNNNNNNNNNNNNNNNNNNNNNNNNNNNNNNNNNNNNNNNNNNNNNNNNNNNNNNNNNNNNgagagagaaagagagagagagagagagagagagagagagagagagagaaggggaagagagggaGCGTGCGCATGAGAGAAAATGAGACAGGAAGAGAAGGAGGTAGGAGACCCCTGTGGATGTGAACCCTCTGGATGGCTGCGTTCCGTGTTTTTGTCCGCTGGGAAAGTATGAGGCAACCGTACGGTGCCAATGGCAATTTCAGGACTGCCCGATCGGAACCACTGTGTACAGTTGCACGATATCTTGGCATCAAGTCCCTTCTGTGACTCCATCGGCATCGTCATTGGAGTAATAAAGGCCGTTCTATTTTGTATGGCCTGTTTCCGTCCTCCAAATTCTCTCCCTAGGCATCAGTTTGCTCCGGGGTTAGAGTAGAAGACGCTTATCCATGGAACAGCGAGATGGGAGTGTAGCCTGAACTACCACGTTGTAAGCCGAGGTTCCTAAACACACAACCATCCGTATATACCTTACAGCGGATGATgtactgtaataataatgataaaaagctCTTAATATCAGCGAGATGCTCATGGTCGGAacgtcttttatttattggtctgTTCAGTTAGGAATGACTGTTGAACAACAAAATCTACGACGATAGCATTGAACTAGCATGGCGTCCTCAACGACGCGGTCGATGACGATGACGTCAAAGTAATAGCATCTACGTCATGTCCGGTTATGATAACACGATTTGTTTGTCTATTGTTCTCtattgaatacgtacatacatatatacccacacacgtaGATggctgcgtgtatatgtgtatacacacacacacacacatacacatatatacactcatatatatgtgtgtgtgtgtacatatatactcatatatgtatatatatatatatatatatacacacacacatacagatacagtatatatttattcttatatagataaacatacatatatatatatatatatatatataagtgtattttgtgcgtgcgtgtatatatatatttgtgcgtgtgagtatttgtgtatgtatacatttatcggtatacagaaagacacaaatataaataGCTAATAAtatctgtctacacacatacacacacacgcacgaggaTGGCAATTGGAAATAAGATACAAAATGTCCGcataaatatgttgttgtttcTCGGTCTTTGGATTCTAAATGCTGTTCTTTGTTTATCGACACCCAATTCCAAAAAATCTATCGAAGGTACACTCGTATCAGATAAAGTAATAATATACCAAGCCTCGCATTCAGTTAGAGAGGACAATTGTCAAGAAAAGAtcgattttatattttacttacgCGAAGAAAAAATCGAACTGAGATTAACTTTAAACAAAGATGATAAAAGTAGccctatattttatataaatgatgaGAACGAGGAAGAAGAATATCGAACTAAACAATTTGGATCAAAGGAAGATCGTACAGCTGTCTTCAAAGGAGTTGGCAGTTCTTTTCTGGTGCAATGTGATGAAAGAGGCAGTaaatatgatacatgtgtgtgtaaaatgagtgGTACGATTTTTCACAAGAATATCGTGTATGGCATTCTGCCTAactttatatttgataaaatatattctaaacgGGAAGGAAATCATCAGATACATGGATATTTCCACCTGGTATATGATCTTTCACTCAGTAGTAATGAAGGCAGTTTCACATTTTTCAATCTGCCGAGATTTAACGAGAACGTATCTACATTAAATAAGACCTTAATACATCGATCTAAGAGAGGTCTCCTGTACTATATTATAGAAATTGGTATTGTTATAGACAATAGTATATATGAGTTCTTTGCTAATCAAATGTCTAAACGATTTcaaaaggaaaatgttttccTTACCTATTACCTCAcgcaatattatttttatacctTAGACCTCATTGATTACGTATTTCAATCTCTTTCCACAACTAAGTATGGTGTTGCAGTAACGTGTTCAGGAATTTATCTCTTGAATATTCATAAACCGTCACCGTGGGCAAATGATAGCATGGAAGCCGAACAGTCACTGACGTTGTTCAGGAATTGGTTAAACAACAAAACGGATACAAATTTGGTAACGTACGACCATGTTCTCTTTTTCACAAAACATGCAATTGCTTTTCCGAATGATAACGAAAAGGCTTTCACTTGGGCACGAGGAATATGTTCGAACATGAGCACCA includes:
- the LOC106878282 gene encoding uncharacterized protein LOC106878282 — encoded protein: MAIGNKIQNVRINMLLFLGLWILNAVLCLSTPNSKKSIEGTLVSDKVIIYQASHSVREDNCQEKIDFIFYLREEKIELRLTLNKDDKSSPIFYINDENEEEEYRTKQFGSKEDRTAVFKGVGSSFLVQCDERGSKYDTCVCKMSGTIFHKNIVYGILPNFIFDKIYSKREGNHQIHGYFHLVYDLSLSSNEGSFTFFNLPRFNENVSTLNKTLIHRSKRGLLYYIIEIGIVIDNSIYEFFANQMSKRFQKENVFLTYYLTQYYFYTLDLIDYVFQSLSTTKYGVAVTCSGIYLLNIHKPSPWANDSMEAEQSLTLFRNWLNNKTDTNLVTYDHVLFFTKHAIAFPNDNEKAFTWARGICSNMSTSVLFERFSIITGVIASKMIAQNIGLTENKCESRVQYVMSSELNFDNLQSPKINIFEFSNCTTAQFEMLIHKHRYLRFCFSKEATSIDNSITLFRLSDKFKPGLEYSPNEQCRHRFGLSSSADGCQKENFVQRNTLCRRLLCLYNSTCVGIYPLEGTSCGTKMWCYMSQCVYNLKAPHLLRNCWLGDKVQGILPGTYNMTCKDIPDGYDYFCYDPKVKEICCWTCFSLKSKIVRCEYGDRGDDCWRKECPFYNRTYQTHDCCHTCGHLSLGASSSVIRPNSRHRIIKLAAIAMSVIFTIKIAIFYFFFDSVIGKPP